The sequence CTATCACCCTCAATTTCCCATTACACTGGCACATACTTGACATCAGCGCCGCTCCCGCACTCTGCCTTATCGTCATTGATGTTTTCAATCGGCTTGATGGCTAATTCACAATTCTACACACACATATTCTCTACGTTGTCTCTGCTTGTCGAGGATAAAAATATTCATGTGCTAAGACACAACTTCGGGGGCCATGAAAGAAGCAGATGCGTACCTGCAAGTAGTACAACACCCCCCGCTTGGCCATCTTTACGCTCTCCCCATAGGTCCCTAAACCAAGCAACGTGCTGTATGAATCGCAAGGCTGGAATTGCGTAAACGCGGGGAGAGGATCCAGGGTGTCGATAATCATCCATTAAGGTGTCTTGGAGGATGGGGAACGCTTTGGTGAGCTGTTTAATGTGAATCTGTGCGTTCTAGTGGTTGGAATCAAATCATCCATaaccccctccccctccctttGCCATCCATGCCGTGCATTAGCACACAGATGACATCGACGTGGCGGCGACTATGTGCCGCAGTCTAGTGCAGAGAATCTGCGTGTCAAGGTTAGTTCTGCCTGAATCATAGTAACCAGCACGTTGACTTATGTATCCATGTTCCAGCACCACCCCGCACTCAATCAAGCTGCACAGAGATGGCGACGCGCAGCCCATCCAACTTGCATACATTTGCCGGACAGCGTTGATGCGCAAGGGGGTGCGTATAGTCTCACAGTGGCTATGCTGGAAGTGTTAGGGTGAGTAcggcttcaaaatcatatcCCTCTCTCCTCCAGACCCTTTGACATCTAGCAAGCATGGTGTTTCGCGCACGACACGTGGGGAATCGCGGGGGATGTGTCATTGGAGTGTGTGCGACACCCGATGAGGCGAGTGCGCTGGCCACGTCGGTGAGTACGGCATCAAGTGATGTTGATAGCCCACTGACAGTGTCTAGGCTACACGTCACTGTTGAGGCGGGACAGTATGCGGGAGTATGATGATGCAAGTGGGATGGGAGCGTGCTCAGTGCTGGCATAGGGCAGCGGGGTATGCTGGCAACATTGGTGAGTAtggcatcaacatcaacttgacAGCTAACTGACCTTCTCTAGTCTCTTCAACGTTGGAACCGGGTCGCTGTCGAGGCGGGATGGTGTGTGAAAAGGTTCAAAGGGATTCCATCATGTTGTTTTGGAGGCGGTACACAGGCGAGTATGCGGGATTGTATGGTGCACGCGTCAGTAGACCTTGTTCAATGCTCGCAACGTTGGTGAGTAtgacatcaacatcaacttgacGGATCACTGACCTTCTCTAGTCCCTTCGACGTCGGAAGAACGTGTCATTTTGGAAGCGGGTCAGCATGCAGACGTGCGGGGATGTATGGAGGACGCATCATACAACATCAGTCGTGTATCGGTAGTGGTCTTCGGTCTGCATCGTTCATCGTTCATCGTCCATCGTTGGCCGCTAGCCGTTGGTTGGGTTGAGTTGGTTGAGTtaggttggttggttggttggtaGAGTTAGGTTGAGTTTGCTCGAGCATCGGTTGGTCGGTCGGTTATACCTTTCCACTGTTACGCTcactttttccttttcctttacctttCACGTATCTTTATTGGATTCAATCTCTCAATCTTTCaatctttatttttttttcttgttttgtgTTCGTTCGTGCACTCATTTGACATTGCACTGTTCCATTCACCCCACACCCCCATCGtatcatagctggatttgaACGTAGCTGACGTTTCTGCTTATAGATCTACACCAAACAAAGCACCAGCGCTTTCCACCCGCACCCAATCCCACCAAAAAACCCACCCAACCCACAAACCAAAAATGGGTCTCCCAACATCCACAACCTcatccacaaccacaaccacaaccaccacatCCCAATCCGACGACCCCCTAtcaaccctcctcctccccccacCCAACGAAACTCCCACTGAACGCACCACCCGCCTGGAAGCAGAGGCGGCGGCAAGGAGAGTGAGTGAGATGATTGATGAGGAGTTGAAGGTTGAGAGGGCTGAGAGGAGacggagggagaggggggtTGTGAGGGTGCTTTTGTTGGGGCAGAGTGAGAgtggtgagtgttttttgggttttttgagGGGGGTTTTGGGTTGGGGGGTTTTGGGGGAGGGGAAGCTGACgtttttctttgatttgtgttttttgggaATTTTTTGGATATGGTGTGCGATTGCGactgggattgggattgggattggaaTTGGGACTTGGGACTTGGGATTCAATGcgcgctcgtgctcgtgGACGTGGGTTGTGATGGTTAGGCAAATCGACGACGTTGAAAAGTGCGTTGTATTATCTTACCCGTGTTCTTATACTGACTTTCCGTCCCTCTCTCCTCCCTTCCCAACTCAATCCACCCACCTACCCACGCGACACACCCACCCACCGACACAGACTTTCGCATGAAATACGCACGCGCAGACTGGGACGCCGAGCGCGCGTCGTGGCGCGCTGTGATCCAGCTCAACGTGATCCGCTCGATCATTACGATCGTAGAGGCGCTGCAGGCTGAGATGGACGGGGAGcccgagggcgagggcgatcTGCAGCAGTCTGTTAGTCCTGGGGGGAGTAGCAGTGCAGGTGGCGGGGGGGAAgcgagtgggagtgggagtggtgTGGGAGGAGGCACGGGGAGGGAAGGGAGTAAACAGTTGTCGACGCTGTTGACGGGTAAACACCAGGTGCTGAAGATGCGGCTTGGGCCGTTACGCCGTGTGGAGACGGATCTGAAGAGGCGGCTTGGTGCGGGGTCGGATGAGGATATGGGGTTGCCCTTGCCATCGCcagcgcctgctgctgctgctgctgcgacgGGTGATAGCGCAGCGACGAATGTGTTAGGCGGAACGAGTCTCGGCCCGTTAAGTCTCGAAACGGAACCGCAGGGTCTGGCGCGCCCGCTTGGTGCTGCGTCAGCGCAACGCGAGTTTGGAGTGACGCGGTTGCAGGAGGCGTTGCAGCGCGGGCAGCGCTTAGTGCGGAAGGGCTCGGCGCAGAGTGTGAGGAGGCAGGGGAGGGTGGGGAGTGGGCGTGCGACGCCCGTTGgtgaggatggggagggggaaggggagatGGTGGACGATGCGACGGAGATTCTGGCTAGTTGTTTGGAGGATATGAAGGCGCTGTGGACGGACGATGTCGTACGTGCCGTGCTCAAAAAGCGGAGGATAAGGATCGAGGATACAGCTGGCTTGTACGTCCGCTCTTTCTCTCTGCATACCCGTGTGCTAATAGACGCATAGTTTCCTGGACGACCTCGACCGCATCGCCCAGCGCGATTACTCGCCGTCAGACGATGACGTCGTCCGCGCACGACTCCGAACTCTTGGCGTGCAAGAGTACCGCATCAGACTGGATGACGGCCCGACTAGCATCTTTGCGGGCGGTATCGGCGGAGACGCAGGTAAAGAGTGGATCTTGTACGACGTAGGTGGATCGCGGACTGTGGTATGTCCCCCTCTCCCGACTTGTTTTGACCCTGGCTCACATAGTCACAGCGCCACGCGTGGTTGCCGTATTTTGATAATGTCCAAGCTATCATATTCCGTGCGTCCCCTTCCCTCCCCCCCTCCTTTCCCATTCGTTAACACAGCTAATACACCCAGTGGCGCCTGTATCATGCTTCGACGAGCGTCTCACCGAAGACGCACGCGTCAACCGCCTCGAagactccttcctcctctggcGCACCGTCTGCTCCTCCAAGCTCCTCGCCAGCACGACCATGATCCTCTTCCTTAACAAATGCGATCTCCTGAAGAGGAAGCTGAAAGCGGGGGTGCAGGTGCGCAAGTATCTGCCTAGTTATGGTGAACGTGCGAATGATGTGAATACTGTTGTGAAATGTGCGTTGGAGCcgttttttggatttttgattGCTGATGGTGTTGGTAGATttgagagaaaagtttaaaGAGCAGTTGAAGGAACACTTGCCTACACAGCGCGCGAGCTACTTTTACGCTACGTCCGTCGTCGTACGTccttccctccctctctctccccccttctctctctcatccCTGATGGATTAATTTGCAGGACAAAAAAGCGACAGCGACGACTATAAAAGCTGGTAAGCACCACTCTCCTCCATCCACCTTATGCTACTAAGCTGACGTGCGGTTTTATGTATAGTCAAAGACAGTATATTGCGGGACTACCTCAAAAACGCCGATTTCGTACGTCCCTTCCtgttccccttcccctttcccacttctccccctcccccctttctccccctcccccctcccaCCTGTTCTTGTGCTGAATTATGTTGTTCAGTTGTCGTGATCCCAGCACACTTGTGCGACGAGTATACGTGTATACTGTACATATATGCGCCCGTCGGTCGGTCGTATGGTCGATCTACACGCTTATCTAGTTGTTAAAGGTCTCATTACTCCGTTTTTGTGTATATACTTGCATACttagttagttagttagttagtGAGTGAGTGACGTTTGGTTTGGTCTGTTTCATCgctattttattttattttattttatccaattctatctatctatccgattctatctatctatccaATTCTATCCAATTGTGTTTAGGATGCCGTTCCCAGTTGTGACCCCTGTGCCATCTGACTCTCTGACTCTCTGACTCTCTGACTCTCCGACTCTCTGACTCTCCCactctctgactctgactctctgaatttgaatctgaaCATGGCTTTAGTTCGAACACCACAATGTTCTACGCAAGCACGGCAAGACGATCAGGATAGGTGGTCGACTATCGAGTCCCGACTCTCGACTCTTGACAGTGGACGTGCTAACCAACACGTTCAGGTCAATTTGTCGCCACTAGTCTAActagacgagacgagacgagacgagagtCGAGTGCTGTGCTGTGTAAATGTCTCAGGATCAAACCTCGATGAATTTTTTAAATGAGGCGAGGCGAGATGGAAGGCGCGAGATGAGACGAGACGGCGCGTACGCCGTGATGAGACGGGTTCAATgaacgagacgagacgaaaCGAGAAAAGACGAGTGGATTGAAGTGGCGAGGCGaggtcgaagtcgaagtaaGCGAGAGAGAAAGCGGTATGTGATGCACAGACGGACGACTTCAGCTTCAGGCTTTAGGAGTTTAACATCGAAGCGCTATTATAAGCGCGCGCACGGTTTGGACGAGGTAATTCGTACGGATATGAGTGGTTGGTAGAGTTGCTAGATTTTGTTTAGCGGCCGGATAAGCTTGGAGAGCGTTTAACGGTCTATCCGTCAATGATCTGGGTCTTTTCAGGATCATGTAAACGTTTTGATATACTGATTCAGATACACACTGTAGTGCTACTTCCATAACACATATATCCCTTCTAATAGTGCTCCAAGTGGTGTATCGAGTGAACTGCTTTTGTATCTTACTTTACGTGTCGACACAGAAGCGCAAGGGGGCTATGAGTGGTAAAATGGTACTTCTTTGGGTGACGGAATGGAATGGAGGACGGTCGAAGAGATACCGACGGCATTCGGTGAAGTCCCACACATCATATGATACAATTCTCACGCCTCAGTACAGGGGGCGGGCAGAGAATGGATTTTGTGTTTTACGGCTTACGTGCGAATACAGGCGTATTATGTATCGACTGACATCAAGAGGAAGTACGTATTCCAGTAAGCACCAGGCGTAGAACCATAGCGGTCGGAATCAGGCCCTGAAGTGACATCTTTGTTCAGTATTTccaggacccgggaagctcccctaagGCCTTGTCCGGCCTCGACCCCGAatttggccctcaaatccgcgagatttggggcctcaaatccgcgaaaccggacagaCCTCCTCAGGGTCCTTCCAAATTAGGAAATTTTCTCCCTGCGGGGCAGCACATTTCTCCACGCCGTTTTTAACAATAATACACattgagagaaagagataagTACTAATTACAATGTCTTCCTACCAGGAATACGTATTTTGAGTAGTGACTTGTTGGCTTTACGgtttttagggtttagggtttagggtttagggtttagggtttagggtttagggggggagcgagcaccgagcgaagcgaggtgcgagcgactagtttaaactgggagttaaaatggaaagaagccagagggctgttgggggatcccaacaaccagccctttcgtctttatagactcttcagtggctattcttagaaggaatgttctagacatccgatgacagcgcgtgaagtgatgctgcgcagctgtcatgtatcttaccgactatcacaaatctgtcaatgtttattgtcaagttagacaggtctctgatgaacagagtgccacgggtcgatgtggcacatggtaacctgtcaaaagtggatccaacacttttgttctttgacatcgtgggttattgactgtgatgtgaatcacatggatatagattactctggttacgtggctccgagtaaccgcgacatgggaatattcacatgtctagagtataaatagcttacctgggtccttacctaacaatcaaacaatagaatgattgattgttgtgaatcttaattggacagttcatgatccggtccatcaaaaatgtttccacggtactaaggaacttttcccgaagtactaagtaacttttcccatgtactaaattagatccggcccttcacaatcacatgccgttcggaagttcacacgcctaccttacttcctactaaggttagacttagttagcttagggttggggttaggttagggtttagggtttagggtttagggtttaggtttagctatttaatccaaagtgttgcttgtaagtagatgtttgttactttatagcaaggaatacttacggttagggtttttttttctaatgctttacgccttacgcgctagtattcttttcatcggttgtaagatttggatattctgccgaattctggatgttccctctcttgtgaggttgaacgtctatgaagtattatctcgttatcactttcgatacttatctgttcagcagcttcaactagagcagaatgataagtttcattaacgttttgagtttcgggaacaacaccacctttttcagcgatgttttcatccagtttacgaaagactgttttcttccacacatttgcaaggtcgaaaagattagtattgcgctttcgcgatactatccaacgacttccgagtagtcctatcttcctcaaatccggtacgaactcagtttctccgtccacgaggatctgtgtgaacagctccgggcgaacatcatcgaggtcgtgaacgtaatttggatctggtttgataaggggtctggacgagtctgcactatacagacctttctcggcatgttcataccatgccgaccagtactcggtaacagtctttccaagttcagcagctgaaaaccaattccatacctgatcaaatctggttttaagtacaagaatggattcgtcgtgctctgcgactcgtaaagcgaatcgcttttcccaacgttcttgtatattcttcttacaccaagacatgactaggttttcgggataaccgcgcatcaaatagagagcgttaaggtctctaattgctccgatgtagatttccttggtactacatagtacggctaacctggataactctccaatgtagacgccacgtttgacgtccaaaggatgatgtgatacccatggaactcgttctcggttgtttcctgtcttgacaaatggcttccaatgaagttttccagactccttgaatatgaaagcatcgagaaattgacatcccgacgaggaaacagcccattcgataacacaaccatcgaactttattgtttctttaataagattaagtgcaagtgcttcggactcggcgtaaacaattgcgaaacaatcgtcgatgtaccttccatagaaggccacgtttgggtggtctaagatttttgactttatttcaaaatgggctccaaagaggttagcaaggtccggagaatccgcgacgcccattgcgaggccatttttttgtctaaaatatctagacccatgttgtgttatcaattgcgtattgccaatctcgatagcacgtttaaagatgcccaatttaaccaagttattctctaacgaatttggattaatatgggctaatgcagtgttttcttccgaagcgttgagtaaccattcctcgtacatagggtttagggtttaggggttattagggtttagggggggagcgagcaccgagcgaagcgaggtgcgagcgacttgtttaaactgtgagttaaatggaaagaaggccagagggctgttggggggtaccaacaaccagccctttcgtctttatagactcttcagtggctattcttagaaggaatgttctagacatccgatgacagcgcgtgaagtgatgctgtgcagctgtcatgtatcttaccgactatcacaaatctgtcaatgtttattgtcaagttagacaggtctctgatgaacagagtgtcacgggtcaatgtggcacatggtaacctgtcaaaagtggatccaacacttttgttctttgacatcgtgggttattgactgtgatgtgaatcacatggatatagattactctggttacgtggctccgagtaaccgcgacatgggaatattcacatgtcaagagtataaatagcttacctgggtccttacctaacaatcaattgattgattgttgtgaatcttaattggacagttcatgatccggtccatcaaaaatgtttccacggtactaaggaacttttcccgaagtactaagtaacttttcccatgtactaaattagatccggcccttcacaatcacatgccgttcggaagttcacacgcctaccttacttcctactaaggttagacttagttagcttagggttggggttaggttagggcttagggtttagggtttagggtttaggtttaggtttagctattcaatccaatgtgttgcttgtaagtagatgtttgttactttatagcaaggaatacttacggttagggtttttttctaatgctttacgccttaagcgctagtattcttttcatcggttgtaagatttggatattctgccgaattctggatgttccctctcttgtgagattgaacgtctatgaagtattatctcgttatcactttcgatacttatctgctcagcagcttcaactaaagcagaatgataagtttcattaacgttttgagtttcgggaacaacaccacctttttcagcgatgtcttcatccagtttacgaaagactgttttcttccacacatttgcaaggtcgaaaagattagtattgcgttttcgcgatactatccaacgacttccgagtagtcctatcttcctcaaatccggtacgaactcagtttctccgtccacgaggatctgtgtgaacagctccgggcgaacatcatcgaggtcgtgaacgtaatttggatctggtttgataaggggtctggacgagtctgcactatacaaacctttctcggcatgttcataccatgccgaccagtactcggtaacagtttttccaagttcagcagctgaaaaccaattccatacctgatcaaatctggttttaagtacaagaatggattcgtcgtgctctgcgactcgtaaagcgaatcgcttttcccaacgttcttgtatattcttcttacaccaagatatgactaggttttcgggataaccgcgcatcaaatagagagcgttaaggtctctaattgctccgatgtagatttccttggtactacatagcacggctaacctggataactctccaatgtagacgccacgtttgacgtccaaaggatgatgtgatacccatggaactcgttctcggttgtttcctgtcttgacaaaaggcttccaatgaagttttccagactccttgaatatgaaagcatcgagaaattgacatcccgacgaggaaacagcccattcgataacacaaccatcgaactttattgtttctttaataagattaagtgcaagtgcttcggactcggcgtaaacaattgcgaaacaatcgtcgatgtaccttccatagaaggccacgtttgggtggtccaagatttttgactttatttcaaaatgggctccaaagaggttagcaaggtccggagaatccgcgacgcccattgcgaggccatttttttgtctaaaatatctagacccatgttgtgttattaattgcgtattgccaatctcgatagcacgtttaaagatgcccaatttaaccaagttattttctaacgaatttggattaatatgggctaatgcagtgttttcttccgaagcgttgagtaaccattcctcgtacatactacaaacgatttcgatgcacgagtccaacggaatattgggatagaaagcaactacatctccagtgacaaaataccattgtctattggagtctatacgcaattggcttaatctcgtaaagagatccttcgttccgtgtatgattgaaggagtcgatttaatactcggcttaagctcttttgatacgaacttggctgcaggattaaatactacagagtgacacggaattatgggcctaaatccagtaggttttttatggattttaggtataccatgaaattgaggatacttgaacgatgatccgtcttccggtacatttgatagaaaaaatcgagacaacccaagttcaaatagaaacagatgttcatcttcgacagtacgtgcgagcgtttgcatctgaatcattttgctcttcataacttcttgagcaacttcgaattctaactcttcgtagttgcgttcatcttcaagaagattgagctcattccttattatccagtcgcgttcagacaccgcgaggccaagattcttatctgtcatcgtaataacatagttgttatcgataagaaacttacggatcttgtcccttttaggagagaacgcgtgctttcgcatctccgtgagggcttcttccgggatacttgcgatcgtgcgttgcacgtaccgacgtcccatcgaaaggccaagttccatatattgcggtaatacaggaggtttttcttttttcttagaacttactccataatctggatcaaaaggtttattcatgccttccttaaacaaaaaatagatacgccatcttattcttcgttgaaaatcattccatgcttgcatgatcagacttttagaaggcagtgtgaaaaacatataatttagtccgagagagagatcgtttgctacatcaacagggacagaaacaccaggactacaatgtacactactacgatactggccagccaacaagaatgaaattggagtatgtaagtgtacgaaagaaaccgcgtctgttttagtcatggtgagtatatcgtcaggaatagagttggggaaggcgggtctcaccgacgtaaatgatgctacagtagaccgcgcgtctaggctcttgcctttccctttccctttggatcgttgttcttgacgggagctctccccttccctttcttcttgttgtcgaccttgttggaaaccttggtttggggcttcctctgcgaaggcatcgacgacgacttgggtttcgaagggccagctttcctggcctgaggttgaggagccttggacgaattctggccagacaaagtctgggtaattagagtaataattagtgtccagaattatgggtgaagggttacgaaaacttgccttcttgcccacagatccaaggttgagctttttgagacgtgcattcaagcccttatcaataagggattgaatcgacggacctggtttggtcgcgtcggccatctcgacatcggctgttgccgcagtcgtccgctttttctcaatcttaattgccaaggcgcggtggcgcatgttgacaatttgtttgatatgagaaaagatcgccggcagtatagtttgcagcgcactgcattcggctttcttttgcggagacactacccactctgctatacgtcggactcccttgttgtctgtagagaaaacagggagcttgtagctggatttgcgatcatcgtaagttgccttaacgatgagggcagcagcttcgtagcaagagttgagtgcgcatttatcatcccaaaaggccagctcatcctttttcgcctgaatggcgccgtcgttaatcgccttttggaagacgtcacgagcggtagagaacgtagtggagactcgaagagcctccgctgacccggcatccgcgaattccttcgtgagttggaactcgggcgccttcaccttaaggcgattgggcgtgttgcctgcgctaacggcagattcaaggcgctcgaggctagccttgactgtttctctcttatcgcaccacgatgcgaggttgagaagaaactccctgagggcagcacgatagtcaaaaaagacgcagtctatgacttggtcaacggagcggcactcagctatttttttgatgaccacagtggccagctcgtcgatcagagcgttatggcggcctgcttcatcgttgacgccgaagacggtgttgttgacgacggcctgggtgagtgcgtccagggtgggggacatggcacgagagaaagcagcagagtattgggatgacatagtggctgatgggtgatagcaaagtcgttgggtttagggggggagcgagcaccgagcgaagcgaggtgcgagcgactagtttaaactgggagttaaaatggaaagaagccagagggctgttgattgttatcagcagccagccctttcgtctttatagactcttcagtggctattcttagaaggaatgttctggaacatccgatgacagcgcgtgaagtgatgctgcgcagctgtcatgtatcttaccgactatcacaaatctgtcaatgtttattgtcaagttagacagatctctgatgaacagagtgtcacgggtcaatgtggcatatggtaacctgtcaaaagtggatccaacacttttgttctttgacatcgtgggttattgac is a genomic window of Psilocybe cubensis strain MGC-MH-2018 chromosome Unknown contig6, whole genome shotgun sequence containing:
- a CDS encoding Guanine nucleotide-binding protein alpha-4 subunit, giving the protein MGLPTSTTSSTTTTTTTTSQSDDPLSTLLLPPPNETPTERTTRLEAEAAARRVSEMIDEELKVERAERRRRERGVVRVLLLGQSESDFRMKYARADWDAERASWRAVIQLNVIRSIITIVEALQAEMDGEPEGEGDLQQSVSPGGSSSAGGGGEASGSGSGVGGGTGREGSKQLSTLLTGKHQVLKMRLGPLRRVETDLKRRLGAGSDEDMGLPLPSPAPAAAAAATGDSAATNVLGGTSLGPLSLETEPQGLARPLGAASAQREFGVTRLQEALQRGQRLVRKGSAQSVRRQGRVGSGRATPVGEDGEGEGEMVDDATEILASCLEDMKALWTDDVVRAVLKKRRIRIEDTAGFFLDDLDRIAQRDYSPSDDDVVRARLRTLGVQEYRIRLDDGPTSIFAGGIGGDAGKEWILYDVGGSRTVRHAWLPYFDNVQAIIFLAPVSCFDERLTEDARVNRLEDSFLLWRTVCSSKLLASTTMILFLNKCDLLKRKLKAGVQVRKYLPSYGERANDVNTVVKYLREKFKEQLKEHLPTQRASYFYATSVVDKKATATTIKAVKDSILRDYLKNADFLS